The Aulosira sp. FACHB-615 genome contains the following window.
TACATTCAGCTATTGGAGTTTTAGAACCCATGAAAGCATTGTCAGTCAGACAACCCTGGGCTTGGGCAATCATTTACGCCCAAAAAGATATCGAAAACCGAGTCTGGCCCATTCATTACCGAGGCGATATTCTCATTCACGCTGCCTCAAAATGTACCAAGAAAGAGTACCACTCTGCTCATGAATTTTGTCAAAGACTGGGTATGTCCGTACCAGAGCTAAAAATGCTGCGCCGGGGTCAAATCATTGGTGTGGTTACAGTGGTCGGTTGTTTGTTCTCACCAACTGCTTCTGGTTGGGGTATGCCTGAGCAGTACCATTGGAAGCTGGCGAATCCACGCTCCATTACTCCAATTCCCTACATTGGGCAGTTGGGTCTTTTTGATGTGCCGGATGAACTGGTTTCTGAAGCGATCTCTTAAACTCTTTTTGCCTCATGTCCACTCATACGGGGATGCTCTCTATGTCTGTTGCGACACCCGAAAAATTCTTAGAGGACGACCTTAAAAGCTCACATCTTCGTAGTCAAGGATGTCTTTAGCAGTACACAGAAACTAAAAAGCTACAAGATGGTTCAACGGCGCATTACCCATCAGTGATTGGTGAACGTGACCCAAATAACCTCAAGCATTGGCGCTACGGCTACAACTGGGAAGAGAAAGTTAATGGTATTTGGAAAGGTCGCTCTATCGGCTCCATCCCTTGTGGTGCAGTTACTCTCATTCGAGAAATGCAAAAGGCAGGGGCCAGTAAAAATGAGATAATCGCCTTCATCAAACGAGCTAAAGCAAAAAAACAGTCCCCTTCTAAACCTGTCCTTCCAGCTAACGCACCGATCGCTGTTGTGCTATTTGCTGGGGGCGGCGGTGTAGAAGCCGGGATGGTGCAAGCTGGCATTCGTCCGGTCATTGCAGTAGAACACGACCCAACCAAACCGCAACTAAGTCAGGCGATCGCCCAAACCCATCACCGCAACTTCCACGAGTATGGTTGCAAAGTAATCCAGCAAACAGTACAGGAGGTAGCACGGTTAGGATTTATTGGGTTTCCAGCCAACCCCGACTACCTCCACGCCTCCCCGGTGTGTGCCAACTTTTCTCAAGCCCACACCGCAAAGGCTGGGATTGCAATAGAAACGGATGATGACCTGACCGCAGCGCAAGCAGTAGCTGTTGCTATTCGGCAGTTGCGGCCACGGCTTTTTTCTTTAGAAAATGTTCCACGCTATTTGAGCAGTCAGAGCTTTAATATCATTCTGAATACTTTAGAGTCCCTTGGTTATCGAGTGAATTACAGCGTGGTAAACATGGCAGACTTCGGACTACCCCAGGCACGACGGCGTTTAGTTCTGGTTGCTTGCCGGGATTTGGCTCTCTCGTTACCACCAACATCTGGCTCTGTCAGTTGGTATGGGGCGTTCACGAAGTGTGCCGAAGGTATCGCTCACCTCATTCCCACGATGCCCGATTCTCATCTACTGCCCAAACAACAGCAAGCTGTAGAAAGATTTTTGACGGCGAATGACCCCGTACCACTGCTGATTGAAAGGGTTGGTGGGAGGAATGGACTGAAGTACAAGCCCCTTAAGGAGCCAGCGAATACTATTGTGCGATCACATTTCACGGATCACAAAGGGTGCAAC
Protein-coding sequences here:
- a CDS encoding ASCH domain-containing protein — its product is MKALSVRQPWAWAIIYAQKDIENRVWPIHYRGDILIHAASKCTKKEYHSAHEFCQRLGMSVPELKMLRRGQIIGVVTVVGCLFSPTASGWGMPEQYHWKLANPRSITPIPYIGQLGLFDVPDELVSEAIS
- a CDS encoding DNA cytosine methyltransferase yields the protein MIGERDPNNLKHWRYGYNWEEKVNGIWKGRSIGSIPCGAVTLIREMQKAGASKNEIIAFIKRAKAKKQSPSKPVLPANAPIAVVLFAGGGGVEAGMVQAGIRPVIAVEHDPTKPQLSQAIAQTHHRNFHEYGCKVIQQTVQEVARLGFIGFPANPDYLHASPVCANFSQAHTAKAGIAIETDDDLTAAQAVAVAIRQLRPRLFSLENVPRYLSSQSFNIILNTLESLGYRVNYSVVNMADFGLPQARRRLVLVACRDLALSLPPTSGSVSWYGAFTKCAEGIAHLIPTMPDSHLLPKQQQAVERFLTANDPVPLLIERVGGRNGLKYKPLKEPANTIVRSHFTDHKGCNRNKFADIWLPDGRVKSLSIEAAAILQGFPRWYEFPKETATAGSIIGYSVPPTFAHQIFAHIQKQLEQSYYRLYR